A genomic segment from Streptomyces antibioticus encodes:
- a CDS encoding S41 family peptidase: MSGREPFCQPRRLGRGAALTLVFASVLAAGAATGSLPCGLRQADSAERSGAAAPAGHAEAVTRAAAEAAADGKSPLEAAERAVSRSGDRWAAVYSEGEYEEFEASLDGRYTGVGLVAGREAGGLIEITGVRSGSPAAAAGIRAGDRLRSVDGHRVDGTPVTEVVSLLRGDATDKPAGTTVTLGLERGTRAWSQTLRRARLSTDSVTVRRLDGRATVIKIAAFTKGVGATVRSAVRETPADTGIVLDLRGNSGGLVTEATATASAFLDGGLVATYDVDGAQRALHAESGGDTTRPLVALVDGGTMSAAELLTGALQDRGRAVVVGARTFGKGSVQMPSRLPDGSVAELTVGHYRTPLGRTVDGRGITPDLEVSDGVLERAETVLGGLGDAS; encoded by the coding sequence ATGTCAGGCCGTGAACCGTTCTGTCAGCCCCGCCGTCTCGGCCGCGGGGCCGCCCTGACCTTGGTGTTCGCGAGCGTGCTGGCCGCCGGTGCCGCCACCGGCTCGCTGCCCTGCGGTCTGCGGCAGGCCGACTCCGCCGAGCGGTCGGGGGCGGCCGCCCCCGCCGGACACGCCGAGGCCGTCACCCGGGCCGCGGCGGAGGCCGCCGCCGACGGCAAGTCGCCCCTGGAGGCCGCCGAACGCGCCGTCAGCCGCAGCGGGGACCGCTGGGCGGCCGTCTACTCCGAGGGCGAGTACGAGGAGTTCGAGGCGTCCCTGGACGGCCGCTACACCGGCGTCGGCCTGGTGGCCGGGCGCGAGGCGGGCGGCCTGATCGAGATCACCGGGGTGCGCTCCGGATCGCCCGCGGCCGCCGCAGGGATCCGCGCCGGCGACCGGCTGCGCAGCGTCGACGGCCACCGGGTGGACGGCACCCCGGTCACCGAGGTCGTCTCCTTACTGCGCGGTGACGCCACCGACAAGCCCGCCGGTACGACCGTCACCCTCGGCCTGGAGCGCGGCACCCGCGCGTGGAGCCAGACCCTGCGCCGGGCGAGGCTCTCCACGGACTCCGTCACCGTCCGGCGGCTCGACGGCCGCGCGACCGTCATCAAGATCGCCGCGTTCACCAAGGGCGTCGGCGCCACCGTCCGCAGCGCCGTCCGCGAGACCCCCGCCGACACCGGGATCGTCCTGGACCTGCGCGGCAACTCCGGCGGTCTGGTCACCGAGGCCACCGCCACCGCCTCCGCCTTCCTCGACGGCGGACTCGTCGCCACCTACGACGTCGACGGCGCCCAGCGCGCCCTGCACGCCGAGTCCGGCGGCGACACCACCCGGCCCCTGGTCGCCCTCGTCGACGGCGGCACCATGAGCGCGGCCGAACTGCTCACCGGCGCCCTCCAGGACCGCGGCCGCGCCGTCGTCGTGGGCGCCCGCACCTTCGGCAAGGGCTCGGTGCAGATGCCGAGCCGGCTGCCCGACGGCTCCGTCGCCGAGCTGACCGTCGGCCACTACCGCACCCCGCTGGGCCGGACCGTCGACGGCCGGGGCATCACCCCGGACCTGGAGGTCTCCGACGGGGTGCTGGAGCGGGCCGAGACCGTGCTCGGCGGCCTCGGCGACGCGTCCTGA
- the ftsE gene encoding cell division ATP-binding protein FtsE has product MIRFDNVSKVYPKQTRPALRDVSLEVEKGEFVFLVGSSGSGKSTFLRLVLREERTSHGQVHVLGKDLARLSNWKVPQMRRQLGTVFQDFRLLPNKTVAENVAFAQEVIGKSRGEIRKSVPQVLDLVGLGGKEDRMPGELSGGEQQRVAIARAFVNRPKLLIADEPTGNLDPQTSVGIMKLLDRINRTGTTVLMATHDQNIVDQMRKRVIELEQGRLVRDQARGVYGYQH; this is encoded by the coding sequence GTGATCCGATTCGACAACGTCTCCAAGGTCTACCCCAAGCAGACCCGCCCCGCACTCAGGGATGTCTCCCTGGAAGTGGAGAAGGGCGAGTTCGTGTTCCTCGTGGGATCCTCCGGTTCCGGAAAGTCCACCTTCCTGCGGCTGGTGCTCCGCGAGGAGCGGACCAGCCACGGCCAGGTGCACGTCCTGGGCAAGGATCTCGCGCGCCTGTCCAACTGGAAGGTGCCGCAGATGCGCCGCCAGCTCGGGACGGTGTTCCAGGACTTCCGGCTCCTGCCGAACAAGACGGTGGCGGAGAACGTCGCCTTCGCGCAGGAGGTCATCGGCAAGTCGCGCGGCGAGATCCGCAAGTCCGTGCCGCAGGTGCTCGACCTCGTCGGGCTCGGCGGCAAGGAGGACCGGATGCCCGGCGAGCTGTCCGGTGGTGAGCAGCAGCGCGTGGCCATCGCGCGCGCCTTCGTGAACCGGCCCAAGCTGCTGATCGCGGACGAGCCCACCGGCAACCTCGACCCGCAGACCTCGGTCGGCATCATGAAGCTGCTCGACCGGATCAACCGGACGGGCACCACCGTCCTGATGGCCACGCACGACCAGAACATCGTGGACCAGATGCGCAAGCGCGTCATCGAGCTGGAGCAGGGCCGTCTCGTCCGCGACCAGGCACGCGGCGTCTACGGCTACCAGCACTGA
- the ftsX gene encoding permease-like cell division protein FtsX: protein MRAQFVLSEIGVGLRRNLTMTFAVIVSVALSLALFGGSLLMSDQVNTMKGYWYDKVNVSVFLCNKSDAESDPNCAKGAVTEDQKKQIKSDLGKMSVVDSVTYESQDQAYKHYKEQFGDSPLAASLTPDQMQESYRIKLKDPEKYQVIATAFDGRDGVQSVQDQKGILDNLFGLLNGMNWAARAVMALMLVVALMLIVNTVRVSAFSRRRETGIMRLVGASGFYIQAPFIAEAAVAGLIGGTVACGFLVIARYFIIDHGLALSEKLNLINFIGWDAVLTKLPLILATSLLMPALAAFFALRKYLKV from the coding sequence ATGCGTGCCCAGTTCGTACTCTCCGAGATCGGTGTCGGTCTCCGTCGCAACCTGACGATGACCTTCGCCGTCATCGTCTCCGTCGCCCTGTCCCTGGCGCTCTTCGGCGGCTCGCTGCTGATGAGCGACCAGGTGAACACCATGAAGGGCTACTGGTACGACAAGGTCAACGTCTCGGTGTTCCTCTGCAACAAGAGCGACGCCGAGTCGGACCCCAACTGCGCCAAGGGCGCGGTCACCGAGGACCAGAAGAAGCAGATCAAGTCCGACCTCGGCAAGATGTCGGTGGTCGACTCGGTGACGTACGAGTCGCAGGACCAGGCGTACAAGCACTACAAGGAGCAGTTCGGCGACTCCCCGCTGGCCGCCTCCCTCACGCCGGACCAGATGCAGGAGTCGTACCGGATCAAGCTGAAGGACCCGGAGAAGTACCAGGTCATCGCGACCGCCTTCGACGGCCGGGACGGCGTGCAGTCGGTGCAGGACCAGAAGGGCATCCTCGACAACCTCTTCGGACTGCTCAACGGCATGAACTGGGCCGCGCGGGCGGTGATGGCGCTGATGCTCGTGGTCGCGCTGATGCTGATCGTCAACACCGTGCGCGTCTCGGCGTTCAGCCGGCGGCGTGAGACCGGCATCATGCGGCTGGTCGGCGCCTCCGGCTTCTACATCCAGGCGCCGTTCATCGCGGAGGCCGCCGTCGCCGGTCTCATCGGGGGCACGGTCGCCTGCGGATTCCTGGTGATCGCCCGGTACTTCATCATCGACCACGGTCTGGCTCTGTCCGAGAAGCTGAATCTGATCAACTTCATCGGCTGGGACGCCGTTCTGACGAAGCTTCCGCTGATCCTCGCGACCAGTCTGCTGATGCCCGCGCTTGCGGCGTTCTTCGCGCTGCGCAAGTACCTGAAGGTGTGA
- a CDS encoding serine/threonine-protein kinase has protein sequence MARKIGSRYTAHQILGRGSAGTVWLGEGPDGPVAVKLLREDLASDEELVGRFVQERTALLGLEHPNVVSVRDLVVDGNDLALVMDLVRGTDLRTRLDRDRRLAPEAAVAIVADVAEGLAAAHAAGVVHRDVKPENVLLDMQGPLGPGGSHRALLTDFGVAKLIDTPKRTRATKIIGTPDYLAPEIVEGLPPRASVDIYALATVLYELLAGFTPFGGGHPGAVLRRHVTESVAPLPGIPDELWQLIVQCLAKGPASRLRASELASRLREQLPSLAGMPPLDVDEPDTEAESEADGGGEPGADRTAPVSGGGRERRGSVPLVPGARPDSNRDTHTSMRVPAADELAGGAHGTARVPRAAGAPRPGSARNRTATRRRRVTLGAAAVALAAAVGIGAWAATSGDDAGAKDTDGTGNSAPAAP, from the coding sequence TTGGCACGGAAGATCGGCAGCCGGTACACCGCCCACCAGATCCTGGGCCGGGGCAGCGCCGGCACGGTGTGGCTCGGCGAGGGGCCGGACGGACCCGTCGCCGTCAAGCTGCTGCGCGAGGACCTCGCCTCCGACGAGGAGCTGGTGGGCCGCTTCGTGCAGGAGCGCACCGCCCTCCTCGGCCTGGAGCATCCCAACGTGGTCTCCGTACGGGACCTCGTCGTCGACGGCAACGACCTGGCGCTGGTCATGGACCTCGTCCGGGGCACCGACCTGCGCACCCGGCTGGACCGTGACCGGCGGCTCGCGCCGGAGGCCGCGGTGGCGATCGTCGCGGACGTCGCGGAGGGCCTGGCCGCCGCGCACGCGGCCGGTGTCGTCCACCGGGACGTCAAACCGGAGAACGTCCTGCTGGACATGCAGGGCCCGCTGGGCCCCGGCGGCTCGCACCGGGCCCTGCTGACGGACTTCGGGGTCGCGAAGCTCATCGACACCCCCAAGCGCACCCGCGCCACGAAGATCATCGGCACGCCGGACTATCTGGCCCCCGAGATCGTGGAGGGCCTCCCGCCGCGCGCCTCGGTGGACATCTACGCGCTGGCGACCGTCCTGTACGAGCTGCTGGCCGGCTTCACGCCCTTCGGCGGCGGGCACCCGGGCGCGGTGCTGCGCCGGCACGTCACGGAGTCGGTCGCCCCGCTGCCCGGCATCCCCGACGAGCTGTGGCAGCTCATCGTGCAGTGCCTGGCCAAGGGCCCCGCGTCCCGGCTGCGCGCCTCCGAACTGGCGTCCCGGCTGCGCGAGCAGTTGCCGTCGCTGGCCGGCATGCCTCCGCTGGACGTGGACGAGCCGGACACCGAGGCGGAGTCCGAGGCCGACGGCGGCGGCGAGCCGGGAGCGGACCGCACGGCACCCGTCTCCGGCGGCGGACGCGAGCGCCGCGGGTCCGTGCCCCTGGTCCCCGGCGCCCGGCCCGACTCCAACCGCGACACGCACACCTCGATGAGGGTCCCGGCGGCCGACGAGCTGGCCGGCGGCGCGCACGGCACCGCACGCGTCCCCCGGGCCGCGGGGGCGCCCCGCCCCGGCTCCGCCCGCAACCGCACGGCCACCCGGCGCCGGCGCGTCACCCTCGGCGCGGCCGCGGTGGCCCTGGCCGCCGCGGTCGGCATCGGGGCCTGGGCCGCGACCTCCGGGGACGACGCGGGGGCCAAGGACACCGACGGCACCGGGAACTCGGCACCGGCGGCCCCCTGA
- a CDS encoding nitrate/nitrite transporter yields MTAPGTAPAPPPAKNRAGRWIEEWDPEDEAFWNATGEKVARRNLLFSVLSEHIGFSIWTMWSVLVLFMGPEYGLTPADKFLLTSMVTLVGAVVRVPYTFAVAVFGGRNWTIVSAGLLLVPTVAAFAVMKPGTSFETFLLVGLIAGIGGGNFASSMTNINAFFPLRRKGWALGLNAGGGNIGVPVIQLIALAVIGASGGPRVLLGIYIPLIVLAAVLAALYMDNLASVKNDTGAAKDAARDAHTWIMSFLYIGTFGSFIGYAFAFGQVLQVQFGRTPLQAAYLTFIGPLLGSLIRPVGGWLADKYGGARITLYNYVGMAAATGVLVFASMQKSLGLFVAVFVVLFVLSGLGNGSTYKMIPGIFQAKALARGLRGEEAAAYGRRLSGASMGLIGAVGALGGVGINLAFRQSFLSYGSGTGAFVAFLAFYGLCFAVTWAVYLRRPAGRVTATGSASETKPQLSYAEV; encoded by the coding sequence ATGACAGCCCCTGGTACAGCCCCCGCACCCCCGCCCGCGAAGAACCGGGCGGGCCGCTGGATCGAGGAGTGGGACCCCGAGGACGAGGCGTTCTGGAACGCCACGGGGGAGAAGGTCGCCCGCCGCAACCTCCTCTTCTCCGTCCTCTCCGAGCACATCGGCTTCTCGATCTGGACCATGTGGTCCGTGCTGGTGCTCTTCATGGGCCCGGAGTACGGCCTGACCCCGGCCGACAAGTTCCTGCTGACGTCGATGGTGACGCTGGTCGGCGCGGTCGTGCGGGTGCCGTACACCTTCGCCGTCGCGGTCTTCGGCGGCCGGAACTGGACGATCGTCTCCGCCGGTCTGCTGCTCGTCCCCACCGTCGCCGCGTTCGCGGTGATGAAGCCGGGGACCTCCTTCGAGACCTTCCTGCTGGTCGGCCTGATCGCGGGGATCGGCGGCGGCAACTTCGCCTCCTCCATGACCAACATCAACGCGTTCTTCCCGCTGCGCAGGAAAGGCTGGGCGCTCGGGCTCAACGCGGGCGGCGGCAACATCGGCGTACCGGTCATCCAGCTCATCGCGCTCGCCGTCATCGGCGCCAGCGGCGGTCCGCGCGTGCTGCTCGGGATCTACATCCCGCTGATCGTGCTGGCCGCGGTCCTCGCCGCGCTCTACATGGACAACCTCGCCTCGGTGAAGAACGACACCGGGGCCGCCAAGGACGCCGCGCGGGACGCCCACACCTGGATCATGTCCTTCCTCTACATCGGGACGTTCGGCTCGTTCATCGGCTACGCCTTCGCCTTCGGGCAGGTGCTCCAGGTCCAGTTCGGCCGGACGCCCCTCCAGGCCGCGTACCTCACCTTCATCGGCCCGCTGCTCGGCTCCCTGATCCGCCCGGTGGGCGGCTGGCTCGCCGACAAGTACGGCGGCGCCCGCATCACCCTCTACAACTACGTCGGCATGGCCGCCGCCACCGGTGTGCTGGTCTTCGCCAGCATGCAGAAGTCGCTGGGCCTGTTCGTCGCCGTCTTCGTCGTGCTGTTCGTGCTCAGCGGCCTCGGCAACGGCTCGACGTACAAGATGATTCCGGGCATCTTCCAGGCGAAGGCCCTCGCCCGGGGGCTGCGCGGCGAGGAGGCGGCCGCCTACGGTCGCCGGCTCTCCGGTGCCTCCATGGGACTGATCGGCGCGGTCGGCGCGCTCGGCGGCGTCGGCATCAACCTGGCGTTCCGTCAGTCCTTCCTCTCCTACGGCTCCGGGACGGGCGCGTTCGTCGCCTTCCTCGCCTTCTACGGGCTGTGCTTCGCGGTCACCTGGGCCGTATACCTTCGCCGCCCGGCCGGGCGGGTCACCGCCACCGGCTCGGCCTCCGAGACGAAGCCGCAGCTCAGCTACGCCGAGGTGTGA
- a CDS encoding acyltransferase family protein, whose protein sequence is MTDSETRSLPKAGAPDGVESPDAVPAPPARKGGRDRYFDLLRALALFRVVLYHLMGWAWLPIVFPSMGVMFALAGNLMARSLDRRRAVEVVRGRLRRLLPPLWLLGAVGVSGMLLGGWGPGDDGEPGWWWIHLTFWILPVSDPPYGEGLPGVHGLITSDWAAAMGVPLWYLRAYLWFVLLSPLLLRALRAAPWPTVLAPIALSAALESGVLDLPGWRVEAGLSDLGAFGACWLLGMAHQQGVLRRLPRYVVPSMAPVVAGIGLWWALTHDLHEGHDLDDMPFAQSLWSFAVVLFLLHISPSWSQWPPRLRRWDRLITLLNSRAVTIYLWHNVCISVTEALWDRLWGIDVLAESAPGLLASPWPQLPFVWFLTALCVVAFGWVEDLAARRRPRLWPDGRPTQTTATHRA, encoded by the coding sequence GTGACGGACAGCGAGACGCGGTCCCTCCCGAAGGCCGGGGCACCGGACGGTGTCGAGTCACCGGACGCCGTCCCGGCTCCGCCGGCCCGCAAGGGCGGCCGGGACCGCTACTTCGACCTGCTGCGGGCCCTCGCCCTCTTCCGGGTCGTCCTCTACCACCTGATGGGCTGGGCCTGGCTGCCCATCGTCTTCCCCTCCATGGGCGTGATGTTCGCCCTGGCCGGCAACCTCATGGCCCGCTCCCTCGACCGGCGCCGCGCCGTGGAGGTCGTGCGGGGCCGGCTGCGCCGGCTGCTGCCCCCGCTGTGGCTGCTCGGCGCGGTCGGGGTGAGCGGCATGCTGCTGGGCGGCTGGGGCCCCGGCGACGACGGCGAGCCCGGCTGGTGGTGGATCCACCTCACCTTCTGGATCCTGCCGGTCAGCGACCCGCCGTACGGCGAGGGACTGCCCGGGGTGCACGGGCTGATCACCTCCGACTGGGCCGCCGCCATGGGCGTACCCCTGTGGTACCTGCGCGCCTATCTGTGGTTCGTCCTGCTCTCGCCGCTGCTGCTGCGCGCCCTGCGGGCCGCGCCCTGGCCGACCGTGCTCGCGCCGATCGCGCTGTCCGCCGCGCTGGAGTCCGGCGTGCTCGACCTGCCGGGCTGGCGGGTGGAGGCCGGTCTGAGCGACCTCGGCGCGTTCGGCGCGTGCTGGCTGCTGGGCATGGCCCATCAGCAGGGTGTGCTGCGCCGGCTGCCCCGGTACGTGGTGCCGTCGATGGCGCCCGTGGTGGCCGGGATCGGCCTCTGGTGGGCCCTCACGCACGATCTCCACGAGGGCCACGACCTCGACGACATGCCGTTCGCCCAGTCCCTGTGGTCGTTCGCGGTGGTGCTCTTCCTGCTGCACATCAGCCCGTCCTGGTCGCAGTGGCCGCCCCGGCTGCGCCGCTGGGACCGGCTGATCACCCTGCTCAACTCCCGGGCGGTGACGATCTATCTCTGGCACAACGTCTGCATCAGCGTGACCGAGGCCCTCTGGGACCGGCTGTGGGGCATCGACGTGCTGGCGGAGAGCGCCCCCGGGCTGCTGGCGAGCCCCTGGCCCCAACTGCCGTTCGTCTGGTTCCTCACCGCGCTGTGCGTGGTCGCCTTCGGCTGGGTGGAGGACCTGGCGGCCCGGCGCCGCCCCCGCCTGTGGCCCGACGGCCGCCCGACGCAGACGACGGCGACCCACCGCGCCTGA
- the prfB gene encoding peptide chain release factor 2, with translation MAVVDVSEELKSLSSTMESIEAVLDLDKLRADIAVLEEQAAAPSLWDNPDEAQKITSKLSHLQAEVRKAEALRGRIDDLAVLFEMAEEEDDPDTRAEAESELAAVKKALDEMEVRTLLSGEYDSREALVNIRAEAGGVDAADFAEKLQRMYLRWAEQHGYKTEVYETSYAEEAGIKSTTFAVQVPYAYGTLSVEQGTHRLVRISPFDNQGRRQTSFAGVEILPVVEQTDHIEIDESELRVDVYRSSGPGGQGVNTTDSAVRLTHLPTGIVVSCQNERSQIQNKATAMNVLQAKLLERRRQEEQAKMDALKGDGGNSWGNQMRSYVLHPYQMVKDLRTEFEVGNPEAVFNGELDGFLEAGIRWRKQQEK, from the coding sequence GTGGCAGTCGTCGATGTATCCGAAGAGCTCAAGTCCCTCTCCTCGACCATGGAGTCGATCGAGGCCGTTCTGGACCTCGACAAGCTGAGGGCAGACATCGCCGTGCTCGAGGAGCAGGCGGCCGCGCCGTCCCTCTGGGACAACCCGGACGAGGCGCAGAAGATCACCAGCAAGCTCTCCCACCTCCAGGCGGAGGTCAGGAAGGCGGAGGCGCTGCGCGGCCGGATCGACGATCTCGCCGTGCTGTTCGAGATGGCCGAGGAGGAGGACGACCCGGACACCCGTGCCGAGGCCGAGTCCGAGCTGGCGGCCGTCAAGAAGGCGCTGGACGAGATGGAGGTCCGCACCCTGCTCAGCGGGGAGTACGACTCCCGGGAGGCGCTGGTCAACATCCGCGCCGAGGCCGGTGGCGTCGACGCCGCCGACTTCGCCGAGAAGCTCCAGCGGATGTACCTGCGCTGGGCCGAGCAGCACGGCTACAAGACCGAGGTCTACGAGACGTCGTACGCCGAGGAGGCCGGCATCAAGTCGACCACCTTCGCCGTCCAGGTGCCCTACGCCTACGGCACGCTCTCGGTCGAGCAGGGCACGCACCGACTGGTGCGCATCTCGCCCTTCGACAACCAGGGGCGCCGCCAGACGTCCTTCGCGGGCGTCGAGATCCTCCCCGTGGTCGAGCAGACCGACCACATCGAGATCGACGAGTCCGAGCTGCGGGTGGACGTGTACCGCTCGTCCGGTCCCGGCGGCCAGGGCGTGAACACCACGGACTCCGCGGTGCGCCTGACCCACCTGCCCACCGGCATCGTCGTCTCCTGCCAGAACGAGCGGTCGCAGATCCAGAACAAGGCCACCGCGATGAACGTCCTCCAGGCCAAGCTGCTCGAGCGCCGCCGCCAGGAGGAGCAGGCCAAGATGGACGCCCTCAAGGGCGACGGCGGCAACTCCTGGGGCAACCAGATGCGTTCGTACGTCCTGCACCCGTACCAGATGGTCAAGGACCTGCGCACCGAGTTCGAGGTCGGCAACCCCGAGGCCGTGTTCAACGGCGAGCTGGACGGCTTCCTGGAGGCCGGGATTCGCTGGCGCAAGCAGCAGGAGAAGTAG
- the smpB gene encoding SsrA-binding protein SmpB produces the protein MYVPKESQPKQGGGGAKSASKDGEKGGKRKIVAQNKKARHDYAIIDTYEAGLVLTGTEVKSLRQGRTSLADGFVQIDGGEAWLYNAHIPEYSQGSWTNHSARRKRKLLLHREEIDKLSVKSEETGHTIVPLALYFKDGRAKAEIALARGKKEYDKRQTLREKQDRRETDRAIAAAKRRQRHA, from the coding sequence ATGTACGTACCGAAGGAGTCCCAGCCCAAGCAGGGCGGGGGCGGCGCCAAGTCCGCGTCCAAGGACGGCGAAAAGGGCGGCAAGCGCAAGATCGTCGCCCAGAACAAGAAGGCCCGGCACGACTACGCGATCATCGACACCTACGAGGCCGGCCTGGTGCTCACCGGCACCGAGGTGAAGTCGCTGCGGCAGGGCCGGACCTCGCTGGCCGACGGGTTCGTCCAGATCGACGGGGGCGAGGCGTGGCTCTACAACGCCCACATCCCGGAGTACAGCCAGGGAAGCTGGACCAACCACTCCGCGCGCCGCAAGCGCAAGCTGCTGCTGCACCGCGAGGAGATCGACAAGCTGTCCGTGAAGTCCGAGGAGACCGGTCACACGATCGTGCCCCTCGCCCTGTACTTCAAGGACGGCCGGGCCAAGGCCGAGATCGCGCTCGCGCGCGGCAAGAAGGAGTACGACAAGCGGCAGACCCTGCGGGAGAAGCAGGACCGCCGGGAGACGGACCGGGCGATCGCGGCGGCCAAGCGGCGCCAGCGGCACGCCTAG
- a CDS encoding bifunctional polysaccharide deacetylase/glycosyltransferase family 2 protein, with translation MAPRSSRRSARRAAVGQPAHASSSPPRSSSQGGEPGGSRRRRSGRRSASRQARGRRLIPLRLRHLLPLVVLAAMMAMLMLRGYVHSEILADYRIRSEAAADTVPQKILDGGPVVDTRGATPTSLDVPDHRIVLTFDDGPDPKWTPEVLDVLKKHRAHAVFFITGTMASRYPDLVRRMVDEGHEIGLHTFNHPDLSLQSKKRIDWELTQNQLALAGAAGIRTSLFRPPYSSSADALDNASWPVTQYVGTRGYLTVFTTADSEDWRRPGAAQIIRNATPEKGKGAIVLMHDSGGDRSQTVEALDTYLPRLKEQGYRFDNLTGALKAPSAHTEVTGVELWKGKAWVFLVAASDDITAVLVVGLAVIGFLVFARFGLMLLLSAMHTRRTRKRGFVWGPDAPVTEPVSVLVPAYNEAKCIENTVRSLMGSEHPIEILVIDDGSSDGTARIVEDLALPGVRVVRQLNAGKPAALNRGIANARHDIIVMMDGDTVFEPSTVGELVQPFADPQVGAVAGNAKVGNKNTLIGAWQHIEYVMGFNLDRRMYDVLRCMPTIPGAVGAFRRTALNRVGGMSDDTLAEDTDITMAIHRDGWKVVYAEKARAWTEAPESVQQLWSQRYRWCYGTMQAIWKHRRALVERGPSGRFGRVGLPLVSLFMVVAPLLAPLIDLFLVYGLLFGPTGKTIAAWFGVLAVQAGCAAYAFVLDRERLTPLISLPLQQLLYRQLMYIVLLQSWITALTGGRLRWQKLRRMGQVAAPPGESAPAEPGRATAGVDGGAP, from the coding sequence ATGGCACCTCGTTCCAGTCGACGCTCGGCCCGACGGGCCGCCGTCGGGCAACCCGCGCACGCGTCCTCGTCGCCGCCCCGTTCCTCCTCGCAGGGGGGTGAGCCGGGCGGGAGCCGGCGGCGGCGTTCCGGGCGGCGGTCCGCGTCCCGGCAGGCCCGGGGCCGGCGGCTGATCCCGCTGCGGCTGCGGCATCTGCTGCCGCTGGTCGTCCTGGCCGCGATGATGGCGATGCTGATGCTGCGCGGCTATGTGCACAGCGAGATCCTCGCCGACTACCGCATCCGCTCCGAGGCCGCCGCCGACACCGTGCCGCAGAAGATCCTCGACGGCGGCCCGGTCGTCGACACCCGGGGCGCCACGCCCACCAGCCTCGACGTTCCGGACCACCGGATCGTGCTCACCTTCGACGACGGCCCCGACCCCAAGTGGACCCCCGAGGTCCTCGACGTGCTGAAGAAGCACCGCGCGCACGCCGTCTTCTTCATCACCGGCACCATGGCCTCCCGCTACCCGGACCTGGTCCGGCGCATGGTCGACGAGGGCCACGAGATCGGGCTGCACACCTTCAACCACCCCGATCTCTCCCTCCAGTCGAAGAAGCGCATCGACTGGGAGCTGACCCAGAACCAGCTCGCCCTGGCCGGCGCCGCCGGCATCCGGACGTCCCTGTTCCGCCCGCCGTACTCCTCCAGCGCCGACGCCCTCGACAACGCGTCCTGGCCGGTCACGCAGTACGTCGGCACCCGTGGCTACCTCACCGTCTTCACCACCGCCGACAGTGAGGACTGGCGCCGGCCGGGCGCCGCGCAGATCATCCGCAACGCCACCCCGGAGAAGGGCAAGGGCGCGATCGTCCTCATGCACGACTCCGGCGGCGACCGCAGCCAGACCGTCGAGGCCCTCGACACCTATCTGCCCCGGCTCAAGGAGCAGGGCTACCGGTTCGACAACCTCACCGGCGCCCTGAAGGCCCCGAGCGCGCACACCGAGGTCACCGGTGTCGAGCTGTGGAAGGGCAAGGCATGGGTGTTCCTGGTCGCCGCGTCGGACGACATCACCGCCGTCCTCGTCGTCGGGCTCGCCGTCATCGGCTTCCTCGTCTTCGCCCGCTTCGGGCTGATGCTGTTGCTGTCCGCGATGCACACCCGCCGCACCCGAAAGCGCGGCTTCGTCTGGGGACCCGACGCGCCCGTCACCGAACCGGTGTCGGTGCTGGTGCCCGCCTACAACGAGGCCAAGTGCATCGAGAACACGGTGCGTTCGCTGATGGGCAGCGAGCATCCGATCGAGATCCTCGTGATCGACGACGGCTCCAGCGACGGCACCGCCCGGATCGTCGAGGACCTCGCCCTGCCCGGCGTACGGGTCGTCCGCCAGCTCAACGCGGGCAAACCGGCCGCCCTCAACCGCGGTATCGCCAACGCCCGTCACGACATCATCGTGATGATGGACGGCGACACCGTGTTCGAGCCGTCCACCGTCGGCGAACTCGTCCAGCCCTTCGCCGATCCGCAGGTCGGCGCGGTCGCCGGCAACGCCAAGGTCGGCAACAAGAACACCCTCATCGGCGCCTGGCAGCACATCGAGTACGTGATGGGCTTCAACCTCGACCGCCGGATGTACGACGTGCTGCGCTGCATGCCGACCATCCCCGGCGCCGTCGGAGCCTTCCGGCGCACCGCACTGAACCGGGTCGGCGGCATGAGCGACGACACGCTCGCCGAGGACACCGACATCACCATGGCCATCCACCGCGACGGCTGGAAGGTCGTCTACGCGGAGAAGGCCCGCGCCTGGACCGAGGCGCCGGAGTCGGTGCAGCAGCTCTGGTCCCAGCGCTACCGCTGGTGCTACGGCACCATGCAGGCGATCTGGAAGCACCGCCGGGCCCTGGTCGAGCGGGGCCCGTCGGGCCGCTTCGGCCGGGTCGGCCTGCCGCTGGTCTCCCTGTTCATGGTCGTCGCCCCGCTGCTCGCCCCCCTCATCGACCTGTTCCTCGTCTACGGGCTGCTGTTCGGGCCCACGGGCAAGACCATCGCCGCCTGGTTCGGTGTCCTCGCGGTGCAGGCGGGCTGCGCGGCGTACGCCTTCGTCCTGGACCGCGAACGCCTCACCCCGCTCATCTCCCTGCCGCTCCAGCAGCTCCTCTACCGGCAGTTGATGTACATCGTGCTGCTCCAGTCCTGGATCACCGCGCTCACCGGCGGCCGGCTGCGCTGGCAGAAGCTGCGCCGGATGGGCCAGGTGGCGGCGCCGCCCGGCGAGTCCGCGCCGGCCGAGCCGGGCCGCGCGACGGCCGGTGTGGACGGGGGTGCGCCGTGA